Proteins encoded together in one Planctopirus ephydatiae window:
- a CDS encoding phage portal protein: MATILDAFGRPFSSDGKATHDAVRASSRAYVQRQQSNVRARYDAAEMTPDNMRHWRMADGLSADAANSAGVRRILRNRARHEIFNNSYLRGMTRTLANDVIGSGPRLQIHHEDKNIAAQVEALFAQWSMMIRLGPKMRTMRLAQCQDGEGISVIKNNGGLPGIQLDLQPIEAEMLTTPFLQPLTINQVDGLEFDECGNVVAYNILKRHPGDTFSYSATMEHDTLAAGYVSHIFHVERPGQHRGLPEIMSSLPLGAMMRRYTLAVVQAAETAANLSAIMETAGAVDDPAESDDDPFTTIEMERGMLMRLPEGWKINQLKAEQPTSLYGDFKTHLLCEQARPLSMPKNIALGDSSGYNYSSGRLDHQVYYKTCDMDRSDYELMLLEPLLRMWTREARLLRLIPYGLTFERLPHTWQWDPYEDIDPAKTADAIERELRLGLTTLPREYAKRGLDFERELEKQAKALAMTTEALRARIADVIYATAARPVAPQPEGAPNARQAA, encoded by the coding sequence ATGGCCACCATTCTCGATGCCTTCGGGCGTCCCTTCTCCAGTGACGGCAAAGCCACGCATGATGCCGTGCGTGCGAGTAGTCGCGCGTACGTTCAACGCCAGCAGAGTAATGTTCGCGCCCGTTACGACGCCGCCGAGATGACCCCCGACAACATGCGGCACTGGCGGATGGCGGACGGTCTTTCCGCTGATGCCGCCAATTCCGCCGGCGTGCGGCGCATTCTAAGGAACCGTGCTCGTCACGAGATCTTCAACAACTCCTATCTGCGGGGGATGACCCGCACGCTGGCCAATGATGTCATCGGTTCCGGCCCGCGGCTGCAGATCCACCACGAAGACAAGAACATCGCCGCCCAGGTGGAGGCTCTCTTTGCCCAGTGGTCGATGATGATCCGCCTCGGCCCCAAAATGCGGACGATGCGGCTGGCACAGTGCCAGGATGGCGAAGGGATTTCGGTCATCAAGAACAACGGGGGCCTGCCTGGGATCCAGCTCGATCTGCAACCGATCGAAGCCGAGATGCTGACGACGCCCTTCCTGCAGCCGTTGACGATCAATCAGGTCGATGGCCTCGAATTCGACGAATGTGGGAACGTCGTCGCCTACAACATCCTCAAGCGGCATCCCGGCGATACCTTCAGTTATTCGGCGACGATGGAGCATGACACGCTGGCGGCCGGTTATGTCTCCCACATCTTCCATGTCGAACGCCCGGGCCAGCATCGAGGCCTCCCCGAAATCATGTCCTCGCTTCCCCTTGGAGCCATGATGCGGCGGTACACGCTGGCCGTCGTCCAGGCCGCCGAAACCGCCGCCAACCTTTCTGCCATCATGGAAACGGCCGGGGCGGTCGATGACCCGGCCGAGTCGGACGATGACCCGTTCACGACCATTGAGATGGAACGCGGCATGCTGATGCGGCTGCCGGAAGGCTGGAAGATCAACCAGCTCAAGGCCGAGCAGCCCACCAGCCTCTATGGCGATTTCAAAACCCATCTCCTCTGTGAGCAGGCCCGTCCCCTTTCGATGCCCAAGAACATCGCGCTGGGGGATTCGTCGGGTTACAACTATTCCAGCGGGCGGCTCGATCATCAGGTCTACTACAAAACCTGTGACATGGATCGCTCTGATTACGAGCTGATGCTCCTGGAACCCCTCTTACGGATGTGGACGCGGGAAGCCCGGCTGCTGCGGCTGATTCCGTACGGTCTCACCTTTGAGCGGCTGCCGCACACCTGGCAGTGGGATCCGTATGAAGACATCGATCCCGCCAAGACGGCGGATGCCATCGAACGGGAACTGCGGCTGGGTCTGACGACGTTGCCGCGTGAATACGCGAAGCGGGGTCTCGATTTCGAGCGAGAGCTGGAGAAGCAGGCCAAGGCCCTGGCAATGACCACCGAGGCTCTCCGGGCCCGGATTGCGGACGTGATTTATGCAACGGCCGCCCGGCCAGTGGCCCCACAACCGGAAGGAGCACCCAATGCCCGCCAAGCTGCGTAA